Part of the Tetragenococcus koreensis genome, TGCTGTGGAAGGGTAAAGTAAATTCTAAACAGGAAAACAATTGGCAGGATAATATCGCCACACCCAATTACTTTTCGCAGTCCGATAATAACGATAAAAAATCGAGGGTCCAAGGCTCGATCAACTGGTCCCAAAGCGATGGCGTTCGTGCCAGAGATTTCGGTGGTTGGAACGATGGCGACACTGGTTTTTGGCATGGTCCAAGTATTACACGTTTTACTCGGCAAGGCGTGCAAGATTTTATCCTTTATACAAGGTTTAATTTTCGCGTCTCTCCGCTTTGGTTAAAAGGTAAGAAGCGGTTAGAACAAGGCGGAATATTGGAATTTAACGTGCGTGATAATGACGATAATTTGATTTGCGGTGTCCATTTTAGAGATAATGACAATAAAAAAGAAGTGGTTTGGCTGCAAGTTTATTTGGCAGACGTGAAAGTTTGGGATGGGAAAGTGCCCAAAGCAGAATTGATGAAAGATAAGCGTTTTGCTGGTGGTTTAACCATTCAGAGGAACGGGAATAAGTTTTATATTGAAATTATTAAAAACCGTAACAAAAAACAACAATGGAAAAAAACACTAAGTCGTTACAACGAGGCAGCGGCAAAATTAGAAGCTACACGTGTGGATTACTGGTTTGCCCAATATGGGGGACGGAAACCTCTCGCTATGGATGTGACACATTCCAATTTCAAAATTTTAAACTCAGAAGACGAAGCGGATATCCCAAATCATCTACTAGAAGATGATGAAGTTTTAATTGATGGAAATGAAGGCGAAATTCATATTAATGGTGCGAAAAGACCAGAATACTTCACAGTTGGTTCTGAGTTTATCGAAGTGCCTCCAGGGGAAACAGATATCTATCTAGTGGATGACGGTGCTATGACAGGCACAGCGTCGATTGAGGAGGTATTTATATGATTTTTTATGTATTGGATAATCGCATGAATTACCTCACTTTGATCGATACACAAGCTAGTGGATCAACACTACTGGAAGATATAAAAATTGAGTATGGACTCAATGATAATGTACTGCTATATACCTTAGATATGACAGTACATAAAACAACCGATGACAGCCAGCATTTGGTGCCGCCTAATGTATTTATGTTTGAAAACAGTTTTGGGGAGATGGTCGTTTGTTCTATTCGATCGTTAAATAATGAGACGAGGTTCAGTCGAGAAATCCATTGCGAAGATTTGGGAATGGACTTACTTAACAACTCTTCTTTCGCCTTTACGGCAAGTAAGCGGCAGAAAATTGATTACTATATCAATCGTGAGCTTTATAGCACAGGTTGGCAAATCGGCATCAACGAAATACCCGATACCTACCGACGTGTTGAAATTTCTGACTCTGAGACTACACTAGCAAGAATCCAAACACTAGCGCAGGAATTTGATTGTGAAATCAGCTTTGGCGTGGAAATGCGCAACAACAAAATCAAAAAGAAATTAATTAATATCTATAAACGTTTGGGTTCTGAGAAAACCGATATTGTTTTGCGTGAAGGGGATGATATTGTCACATTGTCTAAAGATTTAGACGTCTCAGAAATTAAGACAGCGATTATTGTTCCCGGAATTGCCAAAATGACGTATGACGACGGTCAGTTCTATAGTCTCAAAGGCGAAGAAACGATCATGGACAGATACGCTTTAAGTGACTGGGGTGGTGTTGTTTCTAAAAAAGATTTCAGCGGAGGTTACTACTATGCTGCCTTTGAAGGTGGCGACGATATGGATATCGCTGAAAGATTTACCGCCGGAATTGAGCAACTAAAACAAGTTAATGTGCCGGAAATTAAGTACGATGTAGAAGCGCTATATGATGATAGCGATTTTGAAATTGGCGACTACATTATGCTTGATGATCCAAAAGCTAACCCGCCAGTGTGGGTTAAAGCTAGGGTAACAAATAAAGTTATGACACCGGGCACCAACGCCAACAACCAGCTAACACTTGACAATTTTACAGAACTAAAAAGTCAAATCAGCAGTCGCTACTCTTCCTTTCAAGACCGTTTGGAAGGCGTCAAAGAGGAAAACATCACCACAGAAATTCAGACGACCAGTCAAGGCAACCAGCGCATTTTAAGCTGTCACGTCTATCGCAATGGTGTGGAAATCACAGATACTTTAAAGGAAAGTCAATTTATCTGGACCAAAAAGGATAAAGACGGCGTGCTGGATTTGGAGTTTGGCAAACCGGTAGGACGCGCCGTTACAGATAGCTTAGATCAAATTGTGCGAGAATCTTTTTATGAATGTACCGTGATTTACTACAAAAACAGATATGTTAGTAAAAGATACTTTATAGATGGTTTAATCGAACTAGCAAGTAAAGTTGAGCTAGCACGTGACGAAAATAGTATCGTAATACCATTTATTACAGATACGCATTACGGAACACAATCGGTTATACGTGACAATATCGAATATATTACTAAGTCAGCGGACCATTTAAAAAACGTTGCAGACTTTACCCACATCACAGAAGTAGATGCGGTGGTACTTGGTGGCGACCAAGTAGATGGTACAACAATTAAAGATGTTACATTGCGAGATTTACAAAGCGTGGTCGGCATCTGTAATACCTTTGATGCACCGTTTTTCCAAGTTCGGGGCAACCATGATGATAATTCGTCAGCCGATCAAAAGTATGGCCAGTTTTTAAGCAATATGGTCATGCCAGACGAACTTTATAGTTACATGGTGCGACCGTCTATCGATTTCGGAATCGTCGAGAATCCGGACGATCGTAATATGTATTACTACTACGATGTTCCAGATAAAAACATGCGCATCATCGTGTTAAACAATTTCGACATGCCTTACACACTGACAGAGCAAGGCAAGACCAAATATCGTGCAAACAAGATGGGTGCTTATCGGCAATCACAGATTGATTGGTTTATTGATACGCTGAAAAGCACGCCAGAAAACTGGCAGGTTACACTCTTTGAGCATAACGGATTTGGCGAGGGTGCAGGTAAGTCAGGCTATATCCCGATCAACTGGGAAATTATGACAGGCATCGTCGAAGCTTATGTTAACGGCAAAAGCTTTAAAGGCTCTGACACTACAAAAGACTTTGAAGCCAGTGTGAACGTCTCTTTTGATCGTAAAGGTGTTATCACTTTTATGGCTACTGGACACCACCACAAAGACTACGAAAGTAAAATGTATGGTATCCAACATATTGGGACAACGTGTAGTCGAGCCAACGAAAGTTATGACTCTCCGTCACGTCCTTTAGGCGAGCTAGCTGAAGATGCTTGGGATGTTTTTGTGATTCATCCAGATCGGCGGGAAGTTGAAATCAAACGTTTTGGCGACGGTAAAGATCGGAGGTTTGTTTATTGATTATTAAGGGACAAACTAAGGTAGAAAATTATATCGATTTTCAAGACGTCGAGCCTAAGAACCCTGTTAAAGGTCAGAAATACTATGATGGCGATAAAGTCGTTACATGGACTGGTAACGAGTGGAAAACGGTTGTCAATCCTACCCAGCTAGAAAAAGATGTGGCGAACGCTGCACAAGCTGGGGAAAATGCAGGTGTTGCAGCCGATGAAGCTATGACAGAAGCCAAAGAGGCAAGAACGCGTGCAAACTCGGCAGTGGATAAAGCAGATAAGGCAAACGAAGACATAACAATTATTTCCAATACCGTTAATGGCCATACATCACAGATCAGTAGCTTAGGCGATAATCTTAACTTACGTGTTAAAAAAGATGATGTCATTAATCAGATCAATATTTCTGATGAAAGTATTTTGATTGACGGTGCGAAAACACACATCACGGGCAAAACCACAATCGACGAGGGCATTATTTCCACCGCCCACATAAAAGACGCAGCGATTACTAGCGCGAAGATTAAAAGCATTACAGCTGGCAAAATCGAGGCAGGTACAGTAAAAGGGATTACTTTAACTTCCGAAACGGGCATAGGTAACTTCAAAGTTGAGGGACCGCAGGCAGTTTTCGAAAATACGGAAACGAAGGAAAAAGCGAAACTGTCAGAAAATGGTCTACTACTTTTTAATAAAAACAACCAAATGCAGTCGCAAATCACGCAACGCATGGTAAATAGTAGTTACTTTGGTACCTCTAACATCAATACCTATATCACTGTGGGAAGTATTGGCGTGGGCGATGATGTGGCAGATGAAGGCAGTGGAGAATTCAGAGTTGTTGACTACGACCCTAGAATGGCGCAAGAAAATGGCATGGGAGACGGTCGAGACGACTACACTTATCTGAATATGAGAGCCAACGCTTTATTTGCCAACGTGATACGTGTGAACTACGCCGAAAGAAAAGACGGTGTTGTGAATAATAATCTTTATCTACAACCTCGTTGGGGCTATGAAGTACGTTTAACAGCGCCAGGAACGACTGGTGGAAATTCTACTTATCAAGACTTAAGAGCTAAAGATTTATACGCCAATGTTTTACAATCTAACAACGCCAATGGCGACAACCACGTTTATATTCGTCCGATTAATTCGGGAGAGCTACGTGTAATGAACCCTGATAACACCAGCTATAGAAATGTACGCATGAACAATGCTTATGTAGCGAATATTGTTAAACCAGCGGCAGGAGATTTATATATAGGTACAAGTGGCGGATTGATGATCCAAGGTCGGGGACTTTGGGAAGATGGCAATTGGCGTCCGGTCTATGCACAAAGCTTTAATAATAAATCTTTGGCGTCGTTAAAAACCGACATAAAAAAATACCCCGATGGTGCATTAAATGTCATTAATGGATCTGATATTTATAACTATAAAACCAAAGCAGACAAAGGTAGCAAGTACGAGGCCACAAAAGTGGGCCTGGTAATTGGCGAAGGTTATCAGTCGCCTAAGTGTGTCCAAAGTGACGATGGAACAGGCATAGACGTATACTCAATGGCTTCTGTTGCTTGGAAAGCCATTCAAGAACTGTCACAGGAAACAAAGGATTTAAGATCAGAAATCGACATACTAAGAAGGGAATTAAATAATGAATAAAGAAGAATTTGTTATCAATCAACTAAGCCTGCGCATCGCCCAGTTAGAGGCGGATAAAGCAGGATTACAAGCAGATTACCAATTACTAGCACAAGAGTATGAAAAAAGCAAAAAATAATGAAGAAAAGGAAGATGATGAAAATGCTAAAAACGACTAAAAATATAACAGTAACTGGACACTCTGTGATTGACGATACCAATGCGGTTTATTTTCGCGCAGATATCAATCCAGACGGGGAAAGTCAGATTCGCCAGTCTATACAGGATCAAGGGTTATACGACGAAAATAAAGAAGAATGTCGGAAAGATTTTGCAGACTTTACCGCTCAGGTCTACGAGATTGAAGACCAAGCTGTAGAAGAGATTGATGATAGGGGTTTGGAAGAAGGATAGCAACATTGAGTTATAAGAAGGGAGCGATCAAATGCTACGAAAAATTGCAGAAATCAAAGTACCCACAGGTGCAGGGGCTCGGGAAGCCAGAACGCAACCTGTTTTTGCAAGTTACGATCGGCAAGGGGCAGCCTTTGCCTTTTATTTTAGCGATAGTATCGTCGCCGGAACAAAGGCTAATTTATTATTTATGATTGATGGCCAAAAAGTGTTTGTCGATGACGATGTCACATTAGGCGAAACAAACGAAACGCATACTTTTACTTATCCACTGCCCGATGATTTACTAAATTACACAGGCAAAATTGACGGCTATTTGTACTTTGACTTTGAAGATGGGAGCCATTCGGACGAGATCCACTTTGTATTTACGATTAAAAAATCGAAGATCGATGAAGAAATGGAAGAAGCTCCGGACGTTTACATCAAGAGCTTCGAAGATGTTAAAGAGCAAGTGGAGCAAGCAGCCGACAGCGCTACGAAAGACATTGAAAAAGTGAAAGACAACGCCGAAAGCCAGATTGGCGATTATGTGGGCGAAGTTGAGAGTGCGAAAGACACCGCTGTGGAAGATATTGATAAAGCATTGCTTGTAGATGAGGCTAAGAATTACACAGATGATAAGGTTGAAGAGTTTAATGAAACGATTACAACACAGTTGGCAGAGACTGAACATTACATGAACCAATTACAAAACATATTCATGGGTAAGGGGTTAGAACCCTATTGGATTGAAACGGCAGTCGAGTTTGGGTTTACTCTTGGGGGTGTTCCTGAAGGGATTAGTAATTACGAAGGTGGTAATTATTATTTAGAGGTTTCAGGTAACGAAGGGGATAATTTCGTTACGGTTACTGGTGGAAATATCACTCACGCAGGGCAAACAACTTCGTGGGCTGGTGTCATTAAAGATGATAGTGGGAATTGGAAACCTTATCGAGTTTTAGGGACTGATGGAATCGACCAAGTTGAAATCATTCCACCACTACAAACTACAATTACAAACGGCGAACTAGCTAACGTACATGACGCAAACAATGGGCAACATTACACCGAGCGAGGATATTTCGCCTTAGCACAACATATTTACAACTATTCACCTTTTTACGCAAATAGAAACAAAGTGGTTTCAAAGTTTAACCCAACAATTGATTCGATTGAAGAAAATAAATGGAGTCAGGTAGACACTGACCGAACACCTAGGTTTTCCCACGAGGGAATTAGAACTAGTAGTGAGTTGTTGCTAAATGAATCTAATGATGTATTGTTAATACCATCCACTGGCGGAAAAACGATGGAATCAAATTACGAAGTGGACGTGTCAGGTAAAAAAGGTTATGTGGAAACCCACGTTGGAAATGGTAATATTACTAATCTAAAAGTCGATTTTTATTTAGACGATGTTTTAGTTCAAAGTTACGAGGCTGAAACATCAGTAGTTAATAAGTTGAAGTTTCGTTTTGATAATGCTGAAAAAGCAAAGTTATCTATTTACGCCCCGAATACAACAGAGTATTCGTCCTATCGAATTGGACGGACAACATGGTATGAAACAGATGAAGAATCAACTGCTATTATACCTCCTCACAGTCGAGTCGTTTATTTAGGCGATTCATGGGGTGAGTTCCAAAATCGAGCAATCAGTCGTGAAATGTCAAGATTACTAACCAAAGATAGTGGAACAACAGTAGAGGTCTTTAATGATTCTGTGGGTGGCATGACAAGTAAATGGGGGATCGCTTGGTTTGAAGAATATGTTATAAAAAACAAACCTACCCATGTGATTATTGAGTTCTTTACTAACGACTTAAACAGTGTTGGCAATTCACACCCCTATAATTATGTAGCCCCAGATGGGCAGACTTATTCGGGTGAAATAACTTCTAGAGAAGAATGGTTGAATAATATAAAACAAATGGCTGATATTTCCAAACGGTATGGTATTCAACCTATCATCGTTGCACCTGCTTTAGTCGAAGGTGACAGTCAAATTTTGAAACACCTTATCGCTTCTAATATGATGTTTGATTGATTGTAGATGTAAACTGTGCGGTAAATGAAAACAATTAAAGAGGTAATTAAATGAAACAAACACATTTCAGATTTTTTTAAAAATACACCATTTCCGGAAGAAGACGTAGAACCATAAGAAGAATAATTATGAAGACTTGCCTTAATAGGTAGGCCTTTTTTGTTAGGAGTGATGCCATGTGGAAAATATTATCTTTTATAAATGATAGAAAATCATCTTTTACTTTTGTTATAGGGTCGCTTGTGTATGGTTTTTACCACTTTTTTAATGCTAACATCCTTAGCCAATCAGCCGCTTATACAATTACTGATGATTTGTTTACCTTTATAGGTGGTCGGGCGTTTGGATCAATCTTTATCATCATAAGCGCCTTAAAATTATATGCGATTATTTTCGAAAAAGTGCAAATGAAAATATCGCTTTATTTTATACTGCTTTCCTTGTGGATTATTTTAGGCGTTTGCTTTT contains:
- a CDS encoding phage tail spike protein, whose protein sequence is MIFYVLDNRMNYLTLIDTQASGSTLLEDIKIEYGLNDNVLLYTLDMTVHKTTDDSQHLVPPNVFMFENSFGEMVVCSIRSLNNETRFSREIHCEDLGMDLLNNSSFAFTASKRQKIDYYINRELYSTGWQIGINEIPDTYRRVEISDSETTLARIQTLAQEFDCEISFGVEMRNNKIKKKLINIYKRLGSEKTDIVLREGDDIVTLSKDLDVSEIKTAIIVPGIAKMTYDDGQFYSLKGEETIMDRYALSDWGGVVSKKDFSGGYYYAAFEGGDDMDIAERFTAGIEQLKQVNVPEIKYDVEALYDDSDFEIGDYIMLDDPKANPPVWVKARVTNKVMTPGTNANNQLTLDNFTELKSQISSRYSSFQDRLEGVKEENITTEIQTTSQGNQRILSCHVYRNGVEITDTLKESQFIWTKKDKDGVLDLEFGKPVGRAVTDSLDQIVRESFYECTVIYYKNRYVSKRYFIDGLIELASKVELARDENSIVIPFITDTHYGTQSVIRDNIEYITKSADHLKNVADFTHITEVDAVVLGGDQVDGTTIKDVTLRDLQSVVGICNTFDAPFFQVRGNHDDNSSADQKYGQFLSNMVMPDELYSYMVRPSIDFGIVENPDDRNMYYYYDVPDKNMRIIVLNNFDMPYTLTEQGKTKYRANKMGAYRQSQIDWFIDTLKSTPENWQVTLFEHNGFGEGAGKSGYIPINWEIMTGIVEAYVNGKSFKGSDTTKDFEASVNVSFDRKGVITFMATGHHHKDYESKMYGIQHIGTTCSRANESYDSPSRPLGELAEDAWDVFVIHPDRREVEIKRFGDGKDRRFVY
- a CDS encoding BppU family phage baseplate upper protein, which translates into the protein MLRKIAEIKVPTGAGAREARTQPVFASYDRQGAAFAFYFSDSIVAGTKANLLFMIDGQKVFVDDDVTLGETNETHTFTYPLPDDLLNYTGKIDGYLYFDFEDGSHSDEIHFVFTIKKSKIDEEMEEAPDVYIKSFEDVKEQVEQAADSATKDIEKVKDNAESQIGDYVGEVESAKDTAVEDIDKALLVDEAKNYTDDKVEEFNETITTQLAETEHYMNQLQNIFMGKGLEPYWIETAVEFGFTLGGVPEGISNYEGGNYYLEVSGNEGDNFVTVTGGNITHAGQTTSWAGVIKDDSGNWKPYRVLGTDGIDQVEIIPPLQTTITNGELANVHDANNGQHYTERGYFALAQHIYNYSPFYANRNKVVSKFNPTIDSIEENKWSQVDTDRTPRFSHEGIRTSSELLLNESNDVLLIPSTGGKTMESNYEVDVSGKKGYVETHVGNGNITNLKVDFYLDDVLVQSYEAETSVVNKLKFRFDNAEKAKLSIYAPNTTEYSSYRIGRTTWYETDEESTAIIPPHSRVVYLGDSWGEFQNRAISREMSRLLTKDSGTTVEVFNDSVGGMTSKWGIAWFEEYVIKNKPTHVIIEFFTNDLNSVGNSHPYNYVAPDGQTYSGEITSREEWLNNIKQMADISKRYGIQPIIVAPALVEGDSQILKHLIASNMMFD